A stretch of Saccharothrix texasensis DNA encodes these proteins:
- a CDS encoding endonuclease/exonuclease/phosphatase family protein, giving the protein MGLPRATAGPVLAVLLLCGLVTAPASAATAFKVLQMNLCNSGAAGCYQGGSAVDEAVAMIQRRVPDVVSVNEVCLSDLPRLTAAVGATAEYQFAFARRKSTNTDIECSAGRGAYGSGIIVKEGIRTSGQNTYTAQDSGDEVRAWACALSEVRGFTACTTHLSTTGATALAQCKELVPATVLSHDPTGSATTRHVVVGDLNLRYSPGSATNAQNCVPSGWFRKGDGDVQHVIARTLTFVSTQEYAMYRTDHPAFVVNYTF; this is encoded by the coding sequence ATGGGCCTCCCACGCGCCACCGCCGGTCCCGTCCTGGCCGTGCTGCTGCTGTGCGGGCTGGTGACGGCGCCCGCCTCCGCCGCGACCGCGTTCAAGGTGCTGCAGATGAACCTCTGCAACAGCGGCGCCGCCGGGTGCTACCAGGGCGGGTCGGCGGTGGACGAAGCCGTGGCGATGATCCAGCGCCGCGTGCCGGACGTCGTGTCGGTGAACGAGGTGTGCCTGTCCGACCTGCCCCGGCTGACCGCCGCCGTGGGCGCCACGGCCGAGTACCAGTTCGCGTTCGCCCGCCGGAAGTCCACGAACACCGACATCGAGTGCTCGGCCGGCCGGGGCGCGTACGGCAGCGGGATCATCGTCAAGGAGGGCATCAGGACCAGCGGGCAGAACACCTACACCGCGCAGGACAGCGGCGACGAGGTCCGCGCCTGGGCGTGCGCGCTGAGCGAGGTGCGCGGCTTCACCGCCTGCACCACCCACCTGAGCACGACCGGGGCGACGGCGCTGGCGCAGTGCAAGGAGCTGGTGCCCGCGACCGTGCTGTCCCACGACCCGACCGGCTCCGCCACGACCAGGCACGTGGTCGTGGGCGACCTGAACCTGAGGTACAGCCCCGGTTCGGCGACGAACGCGCAGAACTGCGTCCCGTCGGGCTGGTTCCGCAAGGGTGACGGCGACGTGCAGCACGTCATCGCCCGCACCCTCACGTTCGTCTCGACCCAGGAGTACGCCATGTACCGCACGGACCACCCGGCGTTCGTCGTGAACTACACGTTCTGA
- a CDS encoding SGNH/GDSL hydrolase family protein, producing MKRATTAAMTALLLLLPTAASASPRPTWVGAWATSPTTVPASDTTAFEDQTLRQVVRLSVGGGTVRVRLSNEFGSQPLVIGEAHVARRAGTGSAVQPGSDRRLSFGGRPSATLPPGTPLLSDPVALPVDADSDLVISIHLPQRTLGNTVHAFPFQDGYVAAGNVTGRAEITPTAVLGKWHFLTGVSVTGGKRGSTVVAFGDSITDGAETTRGANRRWPDVLARRFQDERSLRHLGVVNEGISGNRLLHDPNPPAGHPAEGYAAYFGQAALRRFDRDVLAQPGVGHVVVLLGVNDLGHPGTSAPLTEKVTAQDIIGAHRQLIARAHDQGLRIHGGTITPFRGDTFGFFSPENEAARQTVNHWIRTGGEYDGVIDFDRAVRDPHLPDRLLPAYDSGDHLHPNDAGMAAMAEAVPLRLFR from the coding sequence GTGAAGCGTGCCACGACGGCGGCGATGACCGCCCTGCTGCTCCTGCTGCCGACCGCGGCCTCCGCGTCGCCGCGACCGACCTGGGTCGGCGCGTGGGCCACCTCGCCCACCACCGTCCCCGCCTCGGACACCACGGCGTTCGAGGACCAGACGCTGCGCCAGGTCGTGCGCCTCAGCGTCGGCGGCGGCACGGTCCGCGTGCGGCTGTCCAACGAGTTCGGCTCGCAGCCGCTGGTGATCGGGGAGGCGCACGTCGCCCGGCGGGCGGGCACGGGCTCGGCGGTCCAGCCCGGCAGCGACCGGCGGCTGAGCTTCGGCGGACGCCCGTCCGCGACCCTGCCGCCCGGCACGCCGCTGCTCAGCGACCCGGTGGCGCTGCCCGTCGACGCCGACTCCGACCTCGTGATCAGCATCCACCTGCCGCAGCGCACGCTCGGGAACACCGTGCACGCGTTCCCGTTCCAGGACGGGTACGTCGCGGCGGGCAACGTCACCGGTCGCGCGGAGATCACCCCGACCGCCGTGCTCGGCAAGTGGCACTTCCTCACCGGAGTCAGCGTCACGGGCGGCAAGCGCGGTTCGACGGTGGTGGCGTTCGGCGACTCCATCACCGACGGCGCGGAGACCACGCGCGGCGCGAACCGGCGCTGGCCCGACGTCCTCGCCCGCCGCTTCCAGGACGAGCGGAGCCTGCGGCACCTGGGCGTGGTCAACGAGGGCATCAGCGGCAACCGGCTGCTGCACGACCCCAACCCGCCCGCCGGCCACCCGGCGGAGGGTTACGCGGCGTACTTCGGGCAGGCCGCCCTGCGCCGCTTCGACCGGGACGTGCTGGCCCAGCCCGGTGTCGGGCACGTCGTCGTGCTGCTCGGCGTCAACGACCTCGGCCACCCCGGCACGAGCGCGCCGCTGACGGAGAAGGTGACGGCGCAGGACATCATCGGCGCGCACCGGCAGCTGATCGCCCGCGCCCACGACCAGGGCCTGCGCATCCACGGCGGCACCATCACGCCGTTCCGGGGCGACACCTTCGGCTTCTTCAGCCCCGAGAACGAGGCCGCGCGCCAGACCGTCAACCACTGGATCCGCACCGGCGGGGAGTACGACGGCGTGATCGACTTCGACCGCGCCGTCCGCGACCCGCACCTCCCCGATCGCCTGCTGCCCGCCTACGACAGCGGCGACCACCTGCACCCGAACGACGCCGGCATGGCCGCGATGGCGGAGGCCGTGCCACTGCGCCTGTTCCGGTGA
- a CDS encoding PLP-dependent aminotransferase family protein gives MKPIPVDDLAGRLGRWSAGRGSLYLLLAARLRELIDEGLLPPGTVLPPDRSLASGLAVGRTTVIAAYDLLRQEGRLARRRGSGTWVSSGGRAAAREETANPMFVNLLEPPDGVLQFACAGPMAPPGRLVEAHRRAADRLAGEDLGYHPSGHPALRAALAARYRDLGVPTTAGQVLVTTGAQQALALLTRALVRPGDEVLVQAPTYPGALDLFREVGAVVRADDDLAGALGRRTPALVYAMPAFRNPTGSSLSPLERARLTRSAGDVPLVFDEVLADLDLSGAPAAPPDPGAITVGSLSKVVWGGLRVGWVRADAALVARLARFKAVHDLGSAVLDQLAAVELLADFAAVRSERVTALRRQHEHLCARVREELPQWEFTPAEGGQTLWVRLPDADAASYAQVALRHGVAVLPGGSLDPTGRSADRLRLPFTAEPPVISAAVTALAAAWRAFGVDHPHRPLVPSMSV, from the coding sequence ATGAAGCCAATTCCGGTCGACGACCTGGCGGGCAGGCTCGGGCGCTGGTCCGCCGGCCGGGGCTCGCTGTACCTCCTGCTGGCGGCGCGCCTGCGCGAGCTGATCGACGAGGGCCTGCTGCCGCCGGGGACGGTGCTGCCGCCGGACCGGTCGCTGGCCTCGGGGCTCGCGGTCGGCCGGACGACCGTGATCGCCGCGTACGACCTCCTCCGGCAGGAGGGCCGGTTGGCCCGGCGGCGCGGCAGCGGCACGTGGGTGTCGTCGGGCGGGCGCGCGGCGGCCCGCGAGGAGACCGCGAACCCGATGTTCGTGAACCTGCTGGAACCGCCCGACGGCGTGCTCCAGTTCGCCTGCGCCGGGCCGATGGCGCCGCCCGGCCGGCTGGTCGAGGCCCACCGGCGGGCGGCGGACCGGTTGGCGGGCGAGGACCTGGGCTACCACCCGTCCGGGCACCCGGCGTTGCGCGCGGCGCTCGCCGCCCGGTACCGGGACCTCGGCGTGCCGACGACCGCGGGCCAGGTCCTGGTGACGACGGGGGCGCAGCAGGCGTTGGCGCTGCTGACGCGCGCGCTCGTGCGGCCGGGTGACGAGGTGCTGGTGCAGGCGCCGACGTACCCCGGCGCGCTGGACCTGTTCCGGGAGGTCGGCGCGGTGGTCCGCGCGGACGACGACCTCGCGGGCGCGCTGGGCCGCCGCACGCCGGCGCTGGTGTACGCGATGCCCGCGTTCCGCAACCCCACCGGCTCGTCCCTGAGCCCGTTGGAGCGGGCGCGCCTGACCCGGTCGGCCGGCGACGTGCCGCTGGTGTTCGACGAGGTGCTGGCCGACCTGGACCTGAGCGGGGCGCCGGCGGCGCCGCCCGATCCCGGCGCGATCACGGTGGGGTCGTTGAGCAAGGTGGTGTGGGGCGGGTTGCGGGTCGGCTGGGTGCGGGCCGACGCGGCGCTCGTCGCCCGGCTGGCCCGCTTCAAAGCCGTGCACGACCTGGGCAGCGCCGTGCTGGACCAGTTGGCGGCGGTGGAGCTGCTGGCGGACTTCGCCGCCGTGCGGTCCGAGCGCGTCACGGCGTTGCGGCGGCAGCACGAGCACCTGTGCGCGCGGGTGCGGGAGGAGCTGCCGCAGTGGGAGTTCACCCCCGCCGAGGGCGGTCAGACGCTGTGGGTGCGGCTGCCCGACGCGGACGCCGCCTCCTACGCCCAGGTGGCGTTGCGGCACGGGGTGGCCGTGCTGCCCGGCGGCTCGCTCGACCCGACGGGCCGCAGCGCCGACCGGCTGCGGCTGCCGTTCACCGCCGAACCGCCGGTGATCAGCGCCGCCGTCACCGCGTTGGCCGCCGCTTGGCGCGCCTTCGGCGTCGACCACCCCCACCGACCACTTGTGCCGTCGATGTCGGTGTAG
- a CDS encoding heavy-metal-associated domain-containing protein, with translation MSEGNGALSDEARQAGLEFVVKGMSCEGCAASVTNAARRVPGVTRVKLDLDAATLRVVGTTDVEAVTTAVKNAGYVLERA, from the coding sequence ATGTCCGAGGGAAACGGGGCGCTCTCCGACGAGGCGCGGCAGGCGGGGCTCGAGTTCGTGGTCAAGGGCATGAGCTGCGAGGGGTGCGCCGCCAGCGTGACCAACGCGGCCCGCCGGGTGCCCGGTGTCACGCGGGTCAAGCTCGACCTCGACGCCGCCACGCTGCGCGTCGTGGGCACGACCGACGTCGAGGCCGTGACCACGGCCGTCAAGAACGCGGGCTACGTGCTCGAGCGCGCGTGA
- a CDS encoding non-reducing end alpha-L-arabinofuranosidase family hydrolase gives MRHPARLRTHLSALALAGLTLAGTTVALSAQAAEAAGCSVEYSVTSQWSGGFGANVSVTNLGDPVAGWTLTWSYPAGQSVTQAWNATVTQSGAQVSARNVSYNGGIATGASVAFGFNGSWNGSNPAPTSFSLNGTACTGNVGPTTTTTSSSSTTTSTTTTTTTTTTTGPAGSLPSSFRWSSTGAIIGPKPDSTHANVAVKDPSVVYHNGKWHVFASTYTTGYNLMYTSFADWSQASSAPHTYLDRTAIGTGYKAAPHVFFFAPQNLWYLVYQTGDNASYSTTTDIADPQSWSAPKKFYANGMPQIIRDNIGNGYWVDFWVICDTAKCYLFSSDDNGHLYRSETTVANYPNGFTNTVIALQDSDRNRLFEASNVYKVAGKDQYLLVHEAIGSDGRRYFRTWTAPSITGPWTGLADTESNPFARANNVTFPNGAWTRDISHGEMLRSGVDQLMEISPCRLRFLYQGMDPNSGGDYNRLPWRLGLLTQTNSAC, from the coding sequence ATGCGGCATCCCGCACGACTTCGCACCCACCTGTCCGCCCTCGCCCTCGCCGGGTTGACCCTGGCCGGCACGACCGTCGCGCTGTCCGCGCAAGCCGCCGAGGCGGCGGGCTGCTCGGTCGAGTACTCGGTGACCTCGCAGTGGTCCGGCGGGTTCGGCGCGAACGTCTCCGTCACCAACCTCGGCGACCCCGTCGCCGGGTGGACGCTCACCTGGTCCTACCCCGCCGGCCAGAGCGTCACCCAAGCCTGGAACGCCACCGTGACGCAGAGCGGCGCCCAGGTCAGCGCCCGGAACGTCAGCTACAACGGCGGCATCGCCACCGGCGCGAGCGTCGCCTTCGGGTTCAACGGCTCGTGGAACGGCAGCAACCCCGCGCCGACCTCGTTCTCCTTGAACGGCACGGCGTGCACCGGGAACGTCGGCCCCACCACGACCACCACCAGCAGTAGCAGCACGACCACCAGCACCACCACGACGACCACGACCACCACGACGACGGGGCCCGCGGGCAGCCTGCCGTCGAGCTTCCGCTGGTCGTCCACCGGCGCGATCATCGGCCCGAAGCCGGACTCGACGCACGCCAACGTGGCCGTCAAGGACCCGAGCGTGGTCTACCACAACGGCAAGTGGCACGTGTTCGCCTCGACCTACACCACCGGCTACAACCTGATGTACACCAGCTTCGCCGACTGGTCGCAGGCGTCCTCCGCGCCGCACACCTACCTCGACCGCACCGCGATCGGCACCGGGTACAAGGCCGCGCCGCACGTGTTCTTCTTCGCGCCGCAGAACCTCTGGTACCTCGTCTACCAGACCGGCGACAACGCGTCCTACTCCACCACGACCGACATCGCCGACCCGCAGTCGTGGAGCGCGCCCAAGAAGTTCTACGCCAACGGGATGCCGCAGATCATCCGCGACAACATCGGCAACGGCTACTGGGTCGACTTCTGGGTCATCTGCGACACCGCCAAGTGCTACCTGTTCTCCTCCGACGACAACGGCCACCTGTACCGGTCGGAGACCACGGTCGCGAACTACCCCAACGGGTTCACCAACACCGTGATCGCCCTCCAGGACTCCGACCGGAACCGGCTGTTCGAGGCGTCCAACGTCTACAAGGTCGCGGGCAAGGACCAGTACCTGCTGGTGCACGAGGCCATCGGCTCGGACGGCAGGCGCTACTTCCGCACCTGGACCGCGCCGTCCATCACCGGGCCGTGGACCGGGCTGGCCGACACGGAGTCCAACCCGTTCGCGCGCGCCAACAACGTCACCTTCCCGAACGGCGCCTGGACCCGCGACATCAGCCACGGGGAGATGCTCCGCTCCGGCGTCGACCAGCTCATGGAGATCAGCCCGTGCCGCCTGCGCTTCCTCTACCAGGGCATGGATCCCAACTCCGGCGGTGACTACAACCGGCTGCCCTGGCGGCTCGGTCTGCTGACCCAGACCAACTCGGCCTGCTGA
- a CDS encoding polysaccharide deacetylase family protein, whose amino-acid sequence MLLTTGLVLGLSSAPASADGPVIVDSTRHGGRTVAFTFDDGPNPADTPRLLEVLRRHHVKAVFCLWGDYVEANPQLVRKIVAGGHTLCNHSMHHDDMGQWTPERIEADLRQTSAAIHRAAPGVPIRYFRAPYGSWGQSPQVAAKLGMTPLGWKLAIGDWEPPGVDELVRRVKEGLTDGAVVLMHDGPNERGQTVDAVARLIPELRADGWRFDRPARR is encoded by the coding sequence GTGCTGTTGACCACTGGCCTGGTGCTCGGCCTGAGCTCGGCGCCGGCGAGCGCGGACGGACCGGTGATCGTCGACTCCACCCGGCACGGTGGCCGCACGGTCGCGTTCACCTTCGACGACGGGCCCAACCCGGCCGACACGCCACGCCTGCTCGAAGTGCTGCGCCGCCACCACGTCAAGGCCGTGTTCTGCCTCTGGGGCGACTACGTCGAGGCCAACCCGCAGCTGGTGCGCAAGATCGTCGCGGGCGGGCACACCCTCTGCAACCACAGCATGCACCACGACGACATGGGCCAGTGGACGCCCGAGCGGATCGAGGCCGACCTGAGGCAGACCAGCGCGGCGATCCACCGCGCCGCGCCCGGCGTGCCGATCCGCTACTTCCGCGCCCCCTACGGCAGCTGGGGGCAGAGCCCGCAGGTCGCGGCCAAGCTCGGCATGACCCCGCTCGGCTGGAAGCTCGCCATCGGCGACTGGGAGCCGCCGGGCGTCGACGAGCTGGTGCGCCGGGTGAAGGAAGGCCTCACCGACGGCGCGGTCGTCCTGATGCACGACGGCCCGAACGAGCGCGGCCAGACCGTGGACGCGGTGGCCCGGCTCATCCCCGAACTGCGCGCCGACGGCTGGCGCTTCGACCGTCCCGCCCGTCGCTGA
- a CDS encoding trans-sulfuration enzyme family protein, whose amino-acid sequence MQADTRVARTAVPALTSTPLSVPLYQTSSFAFDDLDALADGMTRPDGAFVYTRFGNPTVRALEDAVASLEGGTAALATSSGMGAINAVLLANLESGDHLIAQGALYGGTLALLRDLAERWGVAVTYVGGHDPDEVRAALRPETKVLYLETIANPTGHVSDLPALGAAVPDDVLVVVDNTFASPLLCRPIEHGADVVVHSTTKYLGGHSDVTGGIAVFADDARYRSTWKHSVELGVTPDPFAAWLTIRGLRTLALRVRKHEENAGVLARRLARHPAVRVVHWPGLDAHPSHAVAARFLDGFGSTFSFDVADVEAGRKFVTGVELVRLAPSLGGTETLVLHPASTSHRQLAEEQLAASGITGGTIRLSVGIEDADDLWQDIAQALDR is encoded by the coding sequence ATGCAAGCCGACACCCGCGTGGCCCGCACCGCCGTCCCCGCCTTGACCAGCACGCCCCTGTCCGTGCCGCTCTACCAGACCTCCAGCTTCGCGTTCGACGACCTGGACGCCCTCGCCGACGGGATGACCCGGCCGGACGGCGCGTTCGTCTACACCAGGTTCGGCAACCCGACCGTCCGGGCGCTGGAGGACGCGGTGGCGTCGCTCGAAGGCGGCACGGCCGCGTTGGCCACCTCGTCGGGCATGGGCGCGATCAACGCGGTGCTGCTCGCGAACCTCGAGTCGGGCGACCACCTGATCGCCCAGGGCGCGCTCTACGGCGGCACGCTCGCCCTGCTGCGCGACCTCGCGGAGCGCTGGGGCGTCGCGGTCACCTACGTGGGCGGCCACGACCCGGACGAGGTGCGGGCGGCGCTGAGGCCCGAGACGAAGGTGCTCTACCTGGAGACCATCGCCAACCCCACCGGCCACGTCAGCGACCTGCCCGCGCTCGGGGCCGCCGTGCCGGACGACGTCCTGGTGGTCGTGGACAACACGTTCGCGTCGCCGCTGCTGTGCCGGCCGATCGAGCACGGCGCGGACGTGGTCGTCCACTCGACCACCAAGTACCTCGGCGGGCACAGCGACGTGACCGGCGGCATCGCGGTGTTCGCCGACGACGCCCGGTACCGCTCGACCTGGAAGCACTCGGTCGAGCTGGGCGTCACCCCGGACCCGTTCGCGGCCTGGCTCACGATCCGCGGCCTGCGGACCCTGGCGCTGCGGGTGCGCAAGCACGAGGAGAACGCCGGGGTGCTGGCCCGCCGCCTGGCCCGGCACCCGGCGGTGCGCGTGGTGCACTGGCCCGGCCTCGACGCGCACCCCAGCCACGCGGTGGCGGCCAGGTTCCTCGACGGCTTCGGGAGCACGTTCTCGTTCGACGTGGCGGACGTCGAGGCGGGCCGGAAGTTCGTCACCGGCGTCGAGCTGGTCCGGCTCGCGCCGTCCCTGGGCGGCACGGAGACGCTGGTGCTGCACCCCGCCAGCACTTCCCACCGGCAGCTGGCCGAGGAGCAGCTCGCCGCGAGCGGCATCACCGGCGGCACGATCCGGCTGTCGGTGGGCATCGAGGACGCCGACGACCTGTGGCAGGACATCGCCCAGGCCCTGGACCGCTGA
- a CDS encoding RICIN domain-containing protein produces MSIRRRTFLTAGAAAALTSGTGTAPGAAPPPATAQAGPFYPAHRAPLRPAAFLRLPPGAVRARGWLATQLDKQLDGLNGRLQEVSHFLRFDATGWVRPELGGWEEVPYWLRGYGDLGYVTGDARVLGDTQRWVEAVLATQAADGFFGPSALRGSLNGHADLWPHMPMLHALRSWAEFHDDTRVDRALTRFFAFTARQPDAVFADGWGATRWGDTIDVVLWLYNRTGDTALLDLTRRIHRFSASWTGDLPTLHNVNIAQGFREPAQFSVLSGDDADRAAAYRNYDTVMSRYGQFPGGGFAGDENARPGYGDPRQGFETCGVVEYMGSHELLTRLTGDAVWADRTEDLAFNLLPASLDPAGRVAHYVTPANAVRLDDVPKRRRQFQNGFAMLAYQPGVDQYRCCPHNYGQGWPYFVEEMWLATADGGVVAALYGPSAVTVKVGDGTAVTITEDTAYPFGDTIRFRVATPRPLSFPFAVRVPGWCADPVLTVNGAAVAVQGGPRYATVTRTWSDGDTLVLRLPMAPRTRTWPDNHGAVSVEYGALAFSLRVEERWTRYGGTEAWPAYEVAAGSPWNVGLVPGRPMSVTTGGDVDDPFTLGTAPIRITAKAQDIPDWTADSEDVVATMSDSPVATGAPVRDVTLIPAGAARLRITSFPLTGGSRGWGTPGVVLRVQNKNSGKVLAVDGASTANSARVVQFADVGTADHAWRLVDQGNGRVKVRNENSGRVLGVDGMSTANSAQVVQFDDNGTRDHLWDLVDNGDGWFRLRNAHSGRVLGVDLMSTADSARVVQYDDNGTADHLWRVVPDGPVKIQNLNSTKVLAVAGMSTADSARVVQFGDTGTADHRWQFVPDTDGCFRIRNAHSGKVLGVDRMSTADSAIVVQFADNGTADHRWRLRAGTDGLWRVQNANSGKVLGVDGMSHADSAQVVQFGDTGTPDHLWRLLPG; encoded by the coding sequence ATGTCGATCCGACGTCGCACGTTCCTCACCGCGGGCGCCGCCGCGGCCCTCACCTCGGGCACCGGCACCGCCCCCGGCGCGGCACCGCCCCCGGCCACCGCGCAGGCCGGCCCGTTCTACCCGGCGCATCGCGCGCCGTTGCGGCCGGCCGCCTTCCTCCGGTTGCCGCCCGGCGCGGTGCGGGCGCGCGGCTGGTTGGCCACCCAGCTGGACAAGCAGCTCGACGGCCTGAACGGGCGCCTCCAGGAGGTCTCGCACTTCCTGCGCTTCGACGCCACCGGGTGGGTCCGCCCCGAGCTGGGCGGCTGGGAGGAGGTGCCGTACTGGCTGCGCGGCTACGGCGACCTCGGTTACGTCACCGGGGACGCCCGCGTGCTGGGCGACACGCAGCGGTGGGTCGAGGCGGTGCTCGCGACCCAGGCGGCGGACGGGTTCTTCGGCCCCTCGGCGTTGCGCGGCTCGCTCAACGGCCACGCCGACCTGTGGCCGCACATGCCGATGCTGCACGCCCTGCGGTCGTGGGCGGAGTTCCACGACGACACCAGGGTCGACCGGGCGCTGACCCGGTTCTTCGCCTTCACCGCGCGCCAACCCGACGCGGTGTTCGCCGACGGCTGGGGCGCCACCCGCTGGGGCGACACCATCGACGTGGTCCTGTGGCTCTACAACCGCACCGGCGACACCGCGCTGCTCGACCTGACCCGCCGCATCCACCGGTTCTCCGCGAGCTGGACCGGCGACCTGCCGACCCTGCACAACGTGAACATCGCGCAGGGGTTCCGCGAACCCGCGCAGTTCTCCGTGCTCTCCGGTGACGACGCCGACCGCGCGGCGGCCTACCGCAACTACGACACCGTGATGAGCCGGTACGGGCAGTTCCCGGGCGGCGGGTTCGCGGGCGACGAGAACGCCCGGCCCGGCTACGGCGATCCCCGGCAGGGCTTCGAGACGTGCGGCGTGGTCGAGTACATGGGCAGCCACGAGCTGCTCACCCGGTTGACCGGCGACGCCGTCTGGGCCGACCGCACCGAGGACCTGGCGTTCAACCTCCTGCCCGCCTCGCTCGACCCGGCCGGACGGGTGGCGCACTACGTCACGCCCGCCAACGCCGTGCGGCTGGACGACGTGCCCAAGCGCCGCCGCCAGTTCCAGAACGGCTTCGCGATGCTGGCCTACCAGCCGGGTGTCGACCAGTACCGCTGCTGCCCGCACAACTACGGCCAGGGCTGGCCCTACTTCGTCGAGGAGATGTGGCTGGCGACCGCCGACGGCGGTGTGGTGGCCGCCCTGTACGGCCCTTCCGCGGTCACGGTGAAGGTCGGCGACGGCACCGCGGTCACCATCACCGAGGACACCGCGTACCCGTTCGGCGACACCATCCGGTTCCGGGTCGCGACACCCCGGCCGCTGTCGTTCCCGTTCGCGGTCCGGGTGCCCGGGTGGTGCGCGGACCCCGTGCTGACCGTCAACGGCGCGGCGGTGGCCGTCCAGGGCGGTCCCCGGTACGCCACCGTCACCCGGACCTGGTCCGACGGCGACACCCTCGTGCTGCGGCTGCCGATGGCGCCGCGCACGCGGACGTGGCCCGACAACCACGGCGCGGTCTCGGTCGAGTACGGCGCGCTGGCGTTCTCACTGCGCGTGGAGGAGCGTTGGACGCGCTACGGCGGCACGGAGGCGTGGCCCGCGTACGAGGTCGCGGCGGGTTCGCCGTGGAACGTGGGCCTGGTGCCCGGCCGGCCGATGTCCGTGACGACCGGCGGCGACGTCGACGACCCGTTCACCCTCGGCACCGCGCCGATCAGGATCACCGCGAAGGCGCAGGACATCCCGGATTGGACCGCGGACAGCGAGGACGTCGTCGCCACGATGAGCGACAGCCCGGTCGCGACCGGGGCGCCGGTCCGCGACGTCACGCTGATCCCGGCCGGCGCCGCGCGGCTCCGGATCACGTCGTTCCCGCTGACCGGTGGGTCACGCGGCTGGGGCACGCCCGGTGTGGTGCTGCGCGTGCAGAACAAGAACAGCGGCAAGGTGCTCGCCGTGGACGGCGCGTCGACCGCGAACTCGGCCAGGGTCGTCCAGTTCGCCGATGTCGGGACCGCCGACCACGCGTGGCGGCTGGTGGACCAGGGCAACGGCCGGGTGAAGGTGCGCAACGAGAACTCGGGCAGGGTGCTCGGCGTCGACGGCATGTCCACCGCGAACTCCGCGCAGGTCGTGCAGTTCGACGACAACGGCACCCGCGACCACCTGTGGGACCTGGTGGACAACGGCGACGGCTGGTTCCGGCTGCGCAACGCCCACTCCGGCAGGGTGCTCGGCGTCGACCTGATGTCCACGGCCGACTCGGCGCGCGTGGTGCAGTACGACGACAACGGCACCGCCGACCACCTCTGGCGGGTCGTGCCCGACGGGCCGGTGAAGATCCAGAACCTGAACTCGACGAAGGTCCTCGCCGTGGCCGGCATGTCGACGGCGGACTCCGCGCGCGTCGTCCAGTTCGGCGACACGGGCACCGCCGACCACCGCTGGCAGTTCGTGCCCGACACCGACGGGTGCTTCCGCATCCGCAACGCCCACTCCGGCAAGGTGCTCGGGGTGGACCGGATGTCGACCGCCGACTCGGCGATCGTCGTGCAGTTCGCGGACAACGGCACCGCGGACCACCGGTGGCGGTTGCGGGCGGGCACGGACGGCCTGTGGCGGGTGCAGAACGCGAACTCGGGCAAGGTGCTCGGGGTCGACGGCATGTCGCACGCCGATTCGGCCCAGGTGGTCCAGTTCGGCGACACCGGCACCCCCGACCACCTGTGGCGGTTGCTGCCGGGGTGA